In a genomic window of Gossypium arboreum isolate Shixiya-1 chromosome 7, ASM2569848v2, whole genome shotgun sequence:
- the LOC128295443 gene encoding uncharacterized protein LOC128295443, with product MQKEVEVVRNDLRDLHLENKKLKSTIKNSGLGKSSAEWKEEISNIKGEMEFWKGKAMKEEEKATRDMIELRKKNAEYEAVSAEVMTSRSKCQELKKRIQELEDMLQDRQQQLDTLLKALEEKNSQNDRDIRAYEEGLQEKEM from the coding sequence ATGCAAAAAGAGGTTGAAGTCGTAAGAAATGACCTAAGAGATCTTCATCTGGAAAATAAGAAGTTAAAAAGCACAATAAAGAATAGTGGGCTGGGCAAGTCGTCGGCAGAATGGAAAGAAGAAATAAGCAACATTAAAGGTgagatggaattttggaaaggaaaagcgatgaaagaggaggaaaaggctacGCGGGATATGATCGAGCTAAGGAAGAAGAACGCCGAATATGAAGCTGTGTCTGCTGAGGTAATGACTAGTCGATCTAAGTGTCAAGAACTAAAAAAGAGGATACAAGAGTTAGAAGACATGTTGCAAGATCGTCAACAACAGCTGGATACTCTCTTGAAGGCtttggaagaaaagaatagtcaAAATGATAGAGATATTCGTGCTTACGAAGAgggcctccaagaaaaagaaatgtaa